The Microlunatus antarcticus DNA segment CCGGTGCGGATCGGCTCCCGGGCGAGGATGCCGGTCGTCAGGGTGATCGAGCCGCCGTCGGGGAGGTGAGGGGTCCCGATCCGGACGACGTCGAGCTGGGCGGCGACCTTGCCGAGGTAGGCGGACCGGTAGTCGTCCGCGGTCAGGTCGGCGAGGGGCTTGAAGGGCACGGAGCCGACCGCGGACACGACGGCGTCCACGCTGCCGATCCGCTCGAAGAGGGCCTGGATCGACTCGGGCTCGGTCAGGTCGACCGCCAGCTCCGAGCTCTTCGAGGCGCGGAGCACCTCGTCGCCGAACGCCTCGAGGGCGTCGGCCGCGGCTCCCCCGACCAGGCCGGTGGCGCCGATGACCAGGATCTTCATGCGGGTGTCCTCACGTTCTTCTCGTGCTGGTCCGTCGGGTCGCGCAGCGCGATCAGCTCGTCGACGCTGGCGATGGTGTGCTCGCGGAACGTCGTCTCGACCCGTACCTCGAGACCGCTCCCCAACGCGTCCATGAGGTCGCGGTGCAGGCGATGGGAACGTTCCGGGTCGTGACGGACGGCCTGGTCCTGCGCCAGCGCGATGGTCATGTGGGCCTGGATGACCGGCCAGAGCTGGTCGAGCACCACGTTGTCGGCCGCGCTCCAGATCGCCCGGTGAAACGCCAGGTGACCCTCGTGCCGGACGACCGGGTCGTCGTCGAACGCGCTGCTCTCGAAGGCGGCCCAAGCCAGCCGGACGGCGCCCAGCCGCCGACCGGTCGTGTCGTCGAGGACGGCGCGCGCGGCGAGCAGGTCGAGCGCCACCCGCGTGCGGGCCAGGTCGCGGAGCGCGGCCGCGTCGAGGTCGGCCACCCGCAACCCGCGGTAGGGCTCCGCGACGACGAGCCCCTCCTGCGCGAGCTGGCCCAGTGCCTCCCGCACGGTGGCCCGGCTGACCTGGAGGTCGGCGGCCAGGGACAGCTCGGTGAGCTTGTCCCCCGGCCGCAGCGCTCCGACGACGATGCCGCGGCGGATCTGCGCCAGAACGGCTTCGCGGCGCGAGATCGAGGCCACCGGGGCGAGCGCGGGACGCAGCGCGTCCTCCTCGTCCCTCAGCTCTTCGTTCACCGGCTGCGCCATGAATCAGACGCTAGCAGCCGATTGTCTGACAATCAACGTTCTTGGCTCGACCGCCAAGTTTGCGCCGCCATGACACCCTCGGAACCACTGCTTGTCGCCTGCCCTCTTCCCCCAGGAGCACCCATGTCCACCACCGCCGACGCACCCGCACGCGCGGGCGCACCCGCCGCCTCCGGCCTCGTCCGTGCGTTCCAGGTCTTCGCCGCCCTGTCCGTCGTGAACGTGCTCGTGCAGTTCATCAGCGCGGGGCAGCTGTTCCCGAACGGTGGACCCGAGGAGGTGCACGCCGCCGGCGCGATCGTGCTCCACGTCCTCAGTGGCCTGGCGGCGATCGCCGCCGTCCTCCTCTGGCGGCAGGGACGCGTGTCCATCGCCACGGCAGCACTCGCGGCGATCGTGTTCGCGTACACGTTCCTGCAGGCCTACTGGGGCGGCTACTCCAGCCTGTGGATCCACGTCCCCGGCGCCATGCTGCTCACCGTCGGCGTCGTCTGGGTCCTGTTCGCCAGCCTGCGGCGGGCTGCTCCCCGGGCCTGATCCTCGAAGGAGCAGTCGCGTGAACCCGCGGGACGAGCTGGTGCCGGTCGAGCTGACGGAGGACGGGCTGGATCTCCTGCGTGCGGGACTGCACGTGTGGGGAGGTCCTGTCACCTGCACCCAGGAAATGGCTGTGGCGATGGGCTTCGACGGGCTGGACGACTTCCGGGCCGAGAGGAAGCGCATCTACGGGAGCCTGTGGCCAAGCGCATCACTCTCGCGGATCGACTGGACGCGAGCGTTGCTCTGCACGGAGATCGCCTTCACGAGCTACGTCGCCGGGGCTGCCTGGGACTGGCGCATCGTCACGGGATTTGACGATCCAGAAGCACTTCGCATCCTGCGAGACCTGCAGCAGAGGTTCAGCCGAGCCCGCGCACTCGTCGCGATCAACACCTAGGCACATCTGGCTGAGCCCGTGTGGACACCTTCGAACGTGTGTTCGAAACTGTCAGCGGGCCTCCATAGGTTGAAGCCATGGAAATCGAGGGCGGCGAGAGCGGTGCGGCGATGCCCGTCGACGACGCCCTCGACGACTTCGTCGGGGCGCTCGACCAGCTGATCGGGGTCGTCGAGGCCGGCGGGTTGGACGGCCTCGACAAGGCAGGGCTGGTCGGGTTCCTGCAACGGTTCGAGCAGACGCGGAACCGGATGTCGCTCATCGACCACCGCGCGGTCCGGGTGGCCGAGTCGGTCCGGCTGGCCGAGACGGTCGGGCAGCCGAACCTGCCCGCCACCCTCGCCTGGGTGCTGCGCCTGTCCCGCGGGGAGGCGGCCCGGCGGGTCCGTGCCGCCGAGGCCGTCGGCGAGCGGGTCGCCATGACCGGCGAGGAGCTCGGGCCGTTGCGGCCGGCGCTGGCGGCGGCGCAGCGGGCCGGGGACGTCAGCCCCGAGCAGGTCGATGTGTGCGTCCGTGCGCTGGAGGGTGTGGACCGGCGCGGGTTCGACCCGGCCGATCTCGATCTCGGCGACCGGCTCCTCGCCGAGTACGCCGTGACGTTCGGGCCGAAAGAGCTGCGGGTGATCGCTCAGCAGGTCGTCGACCGGATCGACCCCGACGGCACCGTCCCGGCCGAACAGCTCAACACCGAACGACGCCACCTCGCCTTCCGCAAGCTCACCGACGGCATGTACGCCGTCGAAGGCCGCCTCACCGGCGAGCTCGGCGCCAAGCTCCACGCCGTCCTCGGCCCGCTGGCCAAGCCACGGTTGGAGACGGTCGTCCTCGAGGACGGACGCACCGTCGAGGAACCCGACCCGCGCCACCACGGCCAGCGCTCCCACGACGCGTTGGGCGAGGTGTGCGACCGGCTCCTGCGCTCCGGCACCTTGCCCGACTCCGGCGGCACCCCCGCCACCGTCATCGTCACCATCCCCGAGGACGACCTCCAGGCCCGCGCCCGCTGGGGTGTGACCAGCGACGGCACCATGCTGTCGACCGAGACGATCGTCCGCCTTGCCGACCAGGCCGACGTCTACCCGGCCGTCCTCACCAAGACCGGCGTCGTCCTCCAGCTCGGCCGCACCCGCCGTCTCGCGACCAACGGCCAGACCGTCGCCCTGATCGCCCGCGACGGCGGCTGCTCGTTCCCCGGCTGCGACCGGCCGCCTGAGTGGTGCGAACGCCACCACGTCACCGAGTGGAGCCAGGGTGGCCGGACCGACCTGCACAACCTGACCTTGTTGTGCGCCTGGCACCACCACAACTTCGCCGCCCGCGGGTGGACCTGCCACATGATCGACGACCTCCCTGCCTGGATCCCACCGAAGTGGGTCGACCGGGACCAGCGGCCGGTCCTCAACGCCCGCATCCTCGCCCGACAACGCGGACTCGGACTCAGGTGCTGATCGCAACCGGCAGCGAAACCCGCACCGACGGACCCCAGGCGTTCTACCGTGACGCGCGTGAGCGCGACGGACGACCTGATCGCAGCGGTACAGGCACGCGCGGCGGGCTCGCCGTACGCGGTGGAGGCGACCGCCGAGGGGTTCGACGTACGCCTCGCGGTCGAGGACCCGCAGTGGTTCGGTCGGTTGCGGGAGTGGCGGCTCAGCCAGACGTCGATCCAGCACGTCCAGGTGCTGAAGGCCGCCCGCAGGCTCAGGATCACCGACGAGGTCCGGACGCTGACCTGGGTCGCCGGGACGGACGGCCGCGAACGCCCGACCCTGGGTGCCGCGCTCGCGGTCACGAAAGGGCGGGTGGTGGGACGGAGCTTCCACCGCACCTACTCCCTCGGCCGGGACGGGGTGACGAAGGAGTCGGAGGTGACGTTCAACGCGGGGGCGGGTCGGGACCTCGTGCTCGACGCCGCGAAGGCCCTCGGCTGGAGGCTCCAGCTGAGCCTGAACGAACGCATCGGCCTCTACGTCGGGGTCACCACGATCGTGCTGCTCGTCCTCGCGGGGCTGGCGATCGGCATCGTCGCCCTCGCCGGCGGCTTCTCCTGACCCGACCCCTCCGACCGCGCCACCGCGTGGGACGTGGCCGCTGCCTCAGAAGGTGAACGCCTCGACCAGCGCCGACCTGACCGCACGCACGCCCGTCCGGTCGAGCGCCGCCGTCCGCGTCAGCGCGACGACGTCGCGGGTGGAGGGTCCGGGCAGCGCGACGGTGGGGGCGGTGGTCGCCCGCATCGCCAACATCAGCGGCGTCACAAGGGTGATGCCGAGCCCCGCCTCCGCCAGCGCGATCGAGACCGCGGTGTCGGTGACCAGGTGCCGCTCGCGCGGGGCGATGCCGGCCCGGGCGCACGCCGTACGGACGGCTCGCCCGAAGGTCGACGACGGCGGCGGGAGGATCCAGTCCGTCTCGTCGGCGAAGGCGCGGACCTCCTCGGCGGACCCGGCGTCCAGCTTGGCCCCGGGCGGCAGCACGAGCAGAAACCCCTCCCGGTGCAGTCGCGCCACGTCCAGCCCGCGCCGCGGCGGCAGCGGCGCGTCGGAGTAGTCCAGCCCCAGCGCGAGGTCGATCTCGTCGCGGAGCACCGCGTCGGGCATGGCCTCGACGTCGACCTCGACCGCCTGCAGCGCGACGGCCGGGTCACCGGTCAGCCGGGCGCGCGTGGCCGGCAGGCCCACCACCGCAGCGGAGCCGAAGACCCCCAAGCGAACCGCCGAAGCCGCCGAGGGTCCCCGGAGGACGCTTGCGGCCCGCGCCTCCGCCTCGAGCACGAGCCGCGCCTGCTCGACGAGGACGACCCCGTCGTCCGAGAGCGCCAGGCGGGCTCCGTCACGGAGGAACAGCGGACGCCCGACCGCGCGGGCCAGGGCGGCCATCTGCTGCGACACCGCGCCGGTCGTGTAGCCGAGGGTGACCGCGGCGCCGCTCATCGTGCCGTGCTCGGCCACGGCCACCAGCGTGCGGAGCTGGTCCAGCGTCCATCTCACGCCCCCAGCATGCAGCAGACCTCAACGACCCGTGGAGAAGGTGTCGATGGATCTTAACGACGTGGTCGCGAGAGACTGACCAAGACATGAGCGCCTCCTCCACCTCCCGCGCCCCGCTGCCCGAGCGCGCCGAGGTCGTCGTCGTCGGCGGCGGCGTGATGGGCACGAGCATCGCGTTCCACCTCGCCGAGGCGGGGGTGCGCGACGTCGTCCTCGTCGAGCGCGACACGCTCGGCAGCGGCTCCTCGGCCAAGCCGCTCGGCGGCGTCCGCGCGACGTTCTCCGACCCGGGCAACGTGCTGCTCGGGCAGCGCAGCCTGGAGACGTTCGAGCGCTTCGCGGAACGGTTCTCCACCGACATCGGCCTGCGGCAGGTCGGTTACCTCTTCCTCTGCCGCAGCGACGCCGAGGTGGCCTCGGTCGAGGCCAGCACCGCGCTCCAGCAGAGCCTGGGCGCCAGCGGACGGATGATCACGCCGTCGGAGGCCTACACGCTGAATCCGCTGGTCGACCCGTCGGTGCTCGTCGGCGCCTCGTTCTCCCCGCGCGACGGCTACGCCGATCCCGGCCGGGTCGTCGGCGCGTACGCGCGAGCGTTCGAGGCCCTGGGCGGTCGGCTCCACCAGGGCACGACCGTCACCGGGGTCGAGACGAGCGAGGGCGCGGTCCGCGCCGTGGAGACCGACCGCGGAACCATCCGGACGGACGCGGTCGTCTGCGCGACCGGCGCCTGGTCGGCCCGCCTCGGCGAGCTGGCCGGGGTGCCGCTGCCGGTGGTCCCCGTGCGCCGCCAGATCGGCTTCACGCCGCACCCGACGCCCGCCTTCCCGACGGTCCCGTTCACGCTCGACCTGTCGACCACGCTCTACTTCCACAACTACGCCGGCGGGATGCTGCTGGGGATCTCCAACGCGGACGAGCCCGAGGGCTTCGGGCGCGACTTCGACGACGCCTGGGTCCCGGCCTTCGAGGAGGCCGCGCAGGTCGTCGCCCCGAGTCTCGTCGGACGCCCGCTGGAGAGCGGCTGGGCGGGGCTCTACGAGAACACGCCGGACCACAACGCGATCATTGGCGCTTCTCGGCAGCTGGACGGGTTTTTCTACGCCACAGGCTTCTCCGGACACGGATTCTTGCAGGCGCCCGCGGTTGGAGAAGTCGTGCGCGACCTCTACCGTGGGGTCGAGCCGTTCCTCGACGTGACGCCGTTCGACGTGTCCCGCTTCGACCCGGATCCCGTCGGGCACAGCCTGCTCGCCGAGGTCCACATCATCTAGAGGGAGTGAGTCACCAGTGAGCGTCCCCCAGTGGGAGCTGCGGGCCCGGTTCGCCGTGTCGCTCGCCGACCTCTACGGCCAGGAGGTCCCGGCGTACACGACGCTCGTCGACGTCTCCCGCGCCGTGAACGAGGACTTCGTCGCGGCGCACGGGGCCGACGCGGAGCGGCTCGGCTCGATTTCCCGCGTCACCGCGGAACGCCACGGCGCGATCCGGGTGGGCTCCCCCGTGGAGATGGCCCAGGTGGCCCGGCTCTTCGCCGGCTTCGGCATGCACCCGGTCGGCTTCTACGACCTCCGCGACGCCTCGGCGAGCTCGGTACCGGTCGTCTCCACCGCCTTCCGGCCCACCGACGTCGACGAGCTGGCCCGCAACCCGTTCCGCGTCTTCACCTCGATGCTGGTCACCGACGACCGCCGGTTCTTCGACGCCGCCACGCAGGAACGGCTCGAGGCGTTCGTGGCCGCCCGTGAGCTGTTCGCGCCGGAGGCCCTGGTCCTGGCCGACCGCGCCGCGGCCGAGGGCAGCCTCGGCAGCGACGACGCCGACCGCTTCCTCACTCTGGCCACCGCATCGTTCGCGCTGTCGACCGAGCCGATCGACCGCGCCTGGTACGACCATCTCGAGGCGATCTCCGCCGTCGCCGCCGACATCGGCGGCGTGCCCGCCACGCACATCAACCACCTCACACCGCGGGTGCTGGACATCGACGACCTGTACGCGCGGATGAGCGCGCTGGGCATCGCGATGATCCCGGAGATCCAGGGCCCGCCCGACTGGGAGGGTCCGGACGTGCTGCTGCGGCAGACGTCGTTCCGCGCACTCGCCGAGCCGCGCACGTTCCGGGAGGCGGACGGCACCACGACCAGCGGCGAGCTCCGCGTCCGCTTCGGCGAGGTGGAGCAGCGCGGCATCGCGCTCACCGCGACCGGACGTGACCTCTACGACGATCTGACCGCGGAGGTCGACCGCCGGCTGGCCCACGCACCGCAGGGCACCACCCGCGTGGCGGTCGCCGCGGAGGTGTGGCGGGAGCACCTGCCGCAGACCGAGACCGGTCTCGCGCTCGCGGGGCTCGGGTTCTTCCGGTTCCACGCCACCGGGACGGCCCGCCCTTCGACAGGCTCAGGGACCGTGGCCGGGCTCGCCGAGCTGCTCGAGTCCGGCGCCCTGGTCGCCGAGCCGATCGTCTACGAGGACTTCCTCCCTCGCTCGGCCGCCGGCATCTTCCAGTCCAACCTCACCGACGAGGGCTCGCGCGACGACGACCAGCTCGGCACGCCGTACGACCTCGTCCGGCTGAGCGAGGTCGTCGGGATCACCATCGCCGACCCGAACGACCTCTACGCCGCCCAGCAGGCCGCCTCGCTCGCCGAGGCCGAGGCCGCCCTGGGCCACGCCATCAACACCACGCCCGTCCCGACCCAGGAGAACGCATCCGTATGACCGACACCCTGACCACCACGACGCCCCTGGCCGACGACGTCCGCGCCGCCCTCCAGGCCTGCGGCGTCGACCTCTCCGTGGTCGGCGGTGACGCCCAGGTGGCGAGCCCCATCACCGGCGAGCCGCTCATCGGCGCCCGGCTCGACACCGTCGCCGACATCGACGCCGCCGTCGGCCGTGCGGCCGAGGCCTTCCCGGCGTGGCGCGACACCCCGGCCCCGCTGCGCGGCCAGCTGGTCAAGCGCTGGGGCGAGCTGCTGACCGAGCACAAGGAGCACCTGGCCACCCTGGTCACCGCCGAGGTCGGCAAGACGCCGTCCGAGGCGCGCGGCGAGGTCCAGGAGATGATCGACATCGCCGACCTGGCCGTCGGGCAGTCGCGCCAGCTCTTCGGCAAGACGATGCCGTCGGAGCGCCCCGGCCACCGCCTGCAGGAGGTCTGGCACCCGCTGGGCGTCGTCGGCGTCATCTCCGCCTTCAACTTTCCCGTCGCCGTCTACGCCTGGAACACCGCGCTCGCCCTCGTCTGCGGCGACACCGTCGTGTGGAAGCCGGCCGACGCGGCCCGGCTGTCGGCCATCGCCGTCGACGCCCTCCTCGCGAAGGCCGTCTCCGAGGCCGGTGCCCCGAAGGGCATCCACCAGCTCCTCCTGACCGACGCCGACGGCAGCCGCAAGCTCGTCGAGGACCCGCGCGTCGCCCTCGTCTCGGCCACCGGCTCGGTCCGGATGGGCCGCGAGGTCGCCCCGGCCGTCGCCGCCCGCTTCGGGCGCACCCTGCTCGAGCTCGGCGGCAACAACGGCGCCATCGTCGCTCCGTCGGCCGACCTCGACCTCGCGCTGCGCGGCGTCGTCTTCGCCGCCGCGGGCACCGCCGGGCAGCGCTGCACCACCCTGCGCCGCCTGTTCGTGCACTCCTCCGTGGCCGACCAGCTGACCAAGCGGGTCGTGGCGGCGTACGAGTCCCTGGCCGTCGGCGACCCCCGGGAGGACGGCGTCCTCGTCGGGCCCCTGGTCAACCAGCGCTCGTACGAGGCGCAGCAGGCTGCGCTCGCCGCGGCGCGGGAGCAGGGCGGCACCGTCCTGGCCGGCGGCGACCGCGAGCTGGCCGACGCGCACCCCGACGCCTACTACGTGCGCCCGGCCGTCGTGTCGATGCCCGACCAGACCGCCATCGTGCACGAGGAGACGTTCGCGCCGATCCTCTACGTGATGACGTACGACGACCTCGGCGAGGCGATCGCGCTCCACAACGCGGTCCCGCAGGGCCTGAGCTCGGCGATCTTCACCACCGACCAGGGCGAGGCGGAACGGTTCCTGTCCTCGGCCGGCTCCGACTGCGGCATCGCCAACGTCAACATCGGCACCTCGGGCGCCGAGATCGGCGGCGCGTTCGGCGGGGAGAAGGAGACCGGCGGCGGTCGCGAGTCCGGCTCCGACGCGTGGAAGGCGTACATGCGTCCGTCGACGCAGACGGTCAACTACTCGGGCCAGCTCCCCCTCGCGCAGGGCGTCACCTTCATCTGAGTTCTTGTGCTCGGCGCCGGAATGCCGCAGGGTAGGCCTTCCGGCGACCGAGGAGACCGAGATGACTCGACGGGTGCTCCTGGCGCTGCTGGCCGCAGGGCTGGTCGCACCCCTGGGCTGCTGGGGCTCTCCGGCCACGGCGGCCACCAAGCCGGCCAAGCCCTACGACTTCGACGGGAACGGTCGCCAGGAGCTGGTGGCGTCGGCGACCGGTCTCCTGGTCGGCGACCCGACCAACTACGACGCGGGGGGCGTGGTGGTGCTCCCGAACGTCCGCGGCAGGATCCCGCTCGAGCCGCGGCTCGTCACCAAGGACACCCCTGGCCTGGAGGACGAACCGATCGAGGGCGACCGCTTCGGCCGAGGCCTGGCCAGCGCTGACTTCGACCGCGACGGGTACGCGGACCTGATCGTCTCGACGTCCACCTACCAGGGCCACGGTCAGGGCGTCGGTGTCCTCACCGTCATACCCGGGTCCTCCGGCGGTCTCGATTCCGCCCGCAGCACCGGGCTCAGGTACACCGGTCGCTACGACGAGGACAACCCGACCGGTCTCTCCAGCGTGCTGGTGGCCGCCGACCTCACCGGAGACGGTTATCCAGACCTGGCCGCCGGCGCCACGGACGGCACGGTGCTGGTGTTCGTCGGGGGCACCCGCGGTCTGACCCAGGCGTCTGCCCGGGCGCTCGAGGGTCGAGGCCCCGGTGGCGGGAGCCAGGACGAGGACCGCGGGTTCGGCAGCTCGTTGGCCGCGGGCGACCTGGACGGCGACGGCAGGGCCGACCTCGTGGTGGGTTCCTACGGATCGAACAGGCCGGGTGACGCCTATCCCGGCTCGGTCAGCGTCTGTCCCGGCGCGGCCGGAGGCCCGACCGGGTGCACCCGCCTCGCGCACTCCTTCGACTACGCCGGCCCGACCTCGGTCGCGATCGGCCACGTGACCGGCGCAGCCCGACCCGACCTGGTCGTCGCGGTCCCCGAGCCGACACCGGACGCCGTCGGGTCGGTGCGGATCCTCCGGCTGAGGCCCACCGGACCCGTCGCCGAAGACCGGACGCTCGTGCTGACCCAGTCCGGCCGCGGGGTTCCCGGCGTCGACGAGCCGAAGGACTCCTTCGGCATCTCTCTCGCCCTCGCCGACCTGAACCGCGACGGCTTCGCCGACCTCGTCGTCGGCGCGCCCGGGGAGAACCGCGGAAGCGGCAGAGTCACCGTCGTGCACGGCGCGAAGGGAGGCTGGCGCACCAGCGGGAACAGGACCTACGACCAGGGCACCCGCGGCATCCCCGGCAAGGCCGAGGTGAGCGACCGCTTCGGCAGCTCGGTCACGCTGCTCGACCACGACGGCGACGGGCGTCTGGACCTCGACGTCGGCGCTCCGGGCGAGAATGCCTCAGGTGCCGTGACCACGCTGCGCGGCGCGGGCACGGGCTTCACCACGAAGGGCTCGCAGACCTTCGGGCTCAAGACGCTCGGGATCGGCCCGGTGGAGCGCGCGGCGTTCGGCGACCCTCTCGGGGGCTGACCCACGGCGGGCGTGCCCCGGCGACGTCGCGTTCAATGGGCGTCATGCGCGCAGCCGTCGTCACCGACACCAACCAGCCCCCGACCTACACCGACTTCGCGGACCCGGTGGTCGCGGAGGGGCGGGTCGAGGCGGAGGTGCTCGCCTCGGCCGTGCACGTCATCGTGCGGATCATCGCCGCCGGCCGCCACTACAGCTCCGCGGTGAAGCCCCCCTTCGTGCCGGGGCTCGACGGCGTGGTGCGGCTGCCCGACGGCCGCCGCGTGTACGCCGCGGGGGTCCAGGCGCCGTACGGGATGCTCGCCGAGCGGGCCGCCGTGCCGGCGAACGCCGCGGTCGAGGTGCCCGAGGGCCTGTCGTCCGCGACGGCCGCGGCGCTCGTGAACCCGGCGGCGTCGAGCTGGGTCCCGCTGAGCCGGCTCGGCGCCGAGGGCGCCACCGTCCTCGTCGTCGGGGCGACCGGCACCTCCGGCCTGCTCGCGGTCCAGACCGCCCGCGCGCTCGGGGCGTCGCGCGTCGTCGCCCTCGGACGCAACCCGGAAGGACTGGCGCGGGCCTCCGAGCTCGGGGCCGACGCGACCGTCACGCTCGGCGACGACCTCGCCGCCCCGCTGGCCGAGGCGGCCGGGCCGGACGGCGCGTACGACATCGTCCTCGACTACCTCTGGGGACAGCCCGCGGCCACCGTGCTGCAGGCGCTCGTGACGAACAAGGTCGACCCGCACCGCCCCGTGCGCTTCGTCAACATCGGCAACCTTGCGGGTGCCGACCTGGCCGTCAGCGCCGCCACCCTGCGCAGCACGGCGATCCAGCTGTCGGGGCACGGCATCGGCAACTTCCCGATGGAGCTCATGCCGCCGGCCGTCGGGGCCATGTTCCTCGCGGCCGTCGAGGGCCGGCTCACCGTCGACTTCGTCGAGCGCCAGCTCAGCGAGGTGGAGTCCGCCTGGGACCTGCCGGAGCGGCTCGTCCTGGTCCCCTGAGCAGGGGGACACGTCGGTCTGCCGCAGTCAGAGGGCCGGTCTAGCATCGCGAGCATGACCACCCTCGAGGACCGACCGAAGACCGCGCTCCTGGTGATCGACGTGCAGAACGGCGTCATGGCCGGGGCGCACGACCGCGACCGGGTGGTCGCCAACATCGGAGTCCTGGTGACCAGGGCCCGCGCGGCCGGTACGCCGGTCGTCTGGGTCCAGCACCACAGCGACGACCTGCCGAGCGGTAGCGAGCCCTGGGCCTACGTCCCGGAGCTGGTTCGCCTCGACACCGAACCGCTGGTGCACAAGGAGTACGGCGACGCCTTCGAAGACACCGACCTCGAAGCCGAGCTCTCCGCCGGCGGCATCGGTCGCCTGGTCGTCGCGGGCGCGCAGACCGACGCCTGCATCCGCTCGACGCTGCACGGTGCGCTCACGCGTGGCTACGACGCGACCCTGGTCAGCGACGCGCACTCCACCGAGGACCTGTCGGCGTACGGAGCACCCCCGCCCGCTCAGGTGATCGCCCACACCAACCTGTACTGGCAGTACACGACCGCCCCGGGTCGCACCGCCGGCACGGTCACCACGGCGGAGGCCGATCTGCTCCTCGGTTAGAGCGGCGCGCCGATGCGGCGGACGCGGATCATGTTCGTGTGGCCGGCGACCCCGGGGGGCGACCCGGCGACGATGATCACGAGCTCGCCCTCGGAGATCTTGCCCGACTGGGTCAGCGCCAGGTCGACCTGACGGATCATGTCGTCGGTGTGCCCGACCATCGGCACCAGGAACGTCTCGACGCCCCAGGTCAGGGTCAGCGCGCCCTGCGTCTGCTCGATGGGGGTGAAGGCCAGAATCGGGATCTCCGACCGCAGGCGCGCGAGGCGCCGGGCCGAGTCGCCGGAGTGCGTGAACGCGACCAAGAACTTGGCCCCGAGCCGCGTGGCGACCTCCTCGGCCGCCTTGGTGATCACGCCGCTCGTGGTGTGCGGGTCCCAGTCGACGTCCGTGATCTGGGCGAAGCCGTTCTTCTCGACGTTGTCGATGATGCGGGCCATCGTCTGCACGGTCACGACCGGGAAGTCGCCGACGCTCGTCTCGCCGGACAGCATGACCGCGTCGGCGCCGTCGAGGATCGCGTTGGCCACGTCGGAGGCCTCGGCCCGCGTCGGCCGCGGCGAGGTGATCATGGACTCGAGCATCTGGGTGGCGACGATCACGGGCTTGGCCCAGCGACGGGCCGCGCTGACGATCTGCTTCTGGACCAGCGGCACGTCCTCGAGCGGCAGCTCCACGCCGAGGTCGCCGCGCGCGACCATCACCGCGTCGAAGGCGTCGACGATCTCGTCGAGGTTCTCGACGGCCTGGGGCTTCTCGATCTTGGCGATGACGGGGACCCGGCGGCCCTCCTCGTCCATGATCTGGTGCACGAGGAGGATGTCCTCGGCGCTGCGCACGAAGGACAGCGCGATCAT contains these protein-coding regions:
- a CDS encoding short chain dehydrogenase is translated as MKILVIGATGLVGGAAADALEAFGDEVLRASKSSELAVDLTEPESIQALFERIGSVDAVVSAVGSVPFKPLADLTADDYRSAYLGKVAAQLDVVRIGTPHLPDGGSITLTTGILAREPIRTGAAAAMANGALESFVISAAAELPRGLRINAVSPTVLTEATGYHSSFPGFVPVPAAEVGRAFVKSVHGVQTGQVFAL
- a CDS encoding GntR family transcriptional regulator codes for the protein MAQPVNEELRDEEDALRPALAPVASISRREAVLAQIRRGIVVGALRPGDKLTELSLAADLQVSRATVREALGQLAQEGLVVAEPYRGLRVADLDAAALRDLARTRVALDLLAARAVLDDTTGRRLGAVRLAWAAFESSAFDDDPVVRHEGHLAFHRAIWSAADNVVLDQLWPVIQAHMTIALAQDQAVRHDPERSHRLHRDLMDALGSGLEVRVETTFREHTIASVDELIALRDPTDQHEKNVRTPA
- a CDS encoding HNH endonuclease signature motif containing protein is translated as MEIEGGESGAAMPVDDALDDFVGALDQLIGVVEAGGLDGLDKAGLVGFLQRFEQTRNRMSLIDHRAVRVAESVRLAETVGQPNLPATLAWVLRLSRGEAARRVRAAEAVGERVAMTGEELGPLRPALAAAQRAGDVSPEQVDVCVRALEGVDRRGFDPADLDLGDRLLAEYAVTFGPKELRVIAQQVVDRIDPDGTVPAEQLNTERRHLAFRKLTDGMYAVEGRLTGELGAKLHAVLGPLAKPRLETVVLEDGRTVEEPDPRHHGQRSHDALGEVCDRLLRSGTLPDSGGTPATVIVTIPEDDLQARARWGVTSDGTMLSTETIVRLADQADVYPAVLTKTGVVLQLGRTRRLATNGQTVALIARDGGCSFPGCDRPPEWCERHHVTEWSQGGRTDLHNLTLLCAWHHHNFAARGWTCHMIDDLPAWIPPKWVDRDQRPVLNARILARQRGLGLRC
- a CDS encoding LysR substrate-binding domain-containing protein, which encodes MRWTLDQLRTLVAVAEHGTMSGAAVTLGYTTGAVSQQMAALARAVGRPLFLRDGARLALSDDGVVLVEQARLVLEAEARAASVLRGPSAASAVRLGVFGSAAVVGLPATRARLTGDPAVALQAVEVDVEAMPDAVLRDEIDLALGLDYSDAPLPPRRGLDVARLHREGFLLVLPPGAKLDAGSAEEVRAFADETDWILPPPSSTFGRAVRTACARAGIAPRERHLVTDTAVSIALAEAGLGITLVTPLMLAMRATTAPTVALPGPSTRDVVALTRTAALDRTGVRAVRSALVEAFTF
- a CDS encoding NAD(P)/FAD-dependent oxidoreductase yields the protein MSASSTSRAPLPERAEVVVVGGGVMGTSIAFHLAEAGVRDVVLVERDTLGSGSSAKPLGGVRATFSDPGNVLLGQRSLETFERFAERFSTDIGLRQVGYLFLCRSDAEVASVEASTALQQSLGASGRMITPSEAYTLNPLVDPSVLVGASFSPRDGYADPGRVVGAYARAFEALGGRLHQGTTVTGVETSEGAVRAVETDRGTIRTDAVVCATGAWSARLGELAGVPLPVVPVRRQIGFTPHPTPAFPTVPFTLDLSTTLYFHNYAGGMLLGISNADEPEGFGRDFDDAWVPAFEEAAQVVAPSLVGRPLESGWAGLYENTPDHNAIIGASRQLDGFFYATGFSGHGFLQAPAVGEVVRDLYRGVEPFLDVTPFDVSRFDPDPVGHSLLAEVHII
- the hglS gene encoding 2-oxoadipate dioxygenase/decarboxylase — protein: MSVPQWELRARFAVSLADLYGQEVPAYTTLVDVSRAVNEDFVAAHGADAERLGSISRVTAERHGAIRVGSPVEMAQVARLFAGFGMHPVGFYDLRDASASSVPVVSTAFRPTDVDELARNPFRVFTSMLVTDDRRFFDAATQERLEAFVAARELFAPEALVLADRAAAEGSLGSDDADRFLTLATASFALSTEPIDRAWYDHLEAISAVAADIGGVPATHINHLTPRVLDIDDLYARMSALGIAMIPEIQGPPDWEGPDVLLRQTSFRALAEPRTFREADGTTTSGELRVRFGEVEQRGIALTATGRDLYDDLTAEVDRRLAHAPQGTTRVAVAAEVWREHLPQTETGLALAGLGFFRFHATGTARPSTGSGTVAGLAELLESGALVAEPIVYEDFLPRSAAGIFQSNLTDEGSRDDDQLGTPYDLVRLSEVVGITIADPNDLYAAQQAASLAEAEAALGHAINTTPVPTQENASV